The Humulus lupulus chromosome 7, drHumLupu1.1, whole genome shotgun sequence region TTGGTGCTTTTGCTAATTTGGCAGCTTATTATCTTATGGACATACCTGTGGCCATAGTTCTAGTCTTTGTTTTCCACATTGGTGGGAAGGTAAAGTCATCCTGATATTTTGATATATAGCTACACAGTTTGGTATCTGTTATGGTGAAAGAGAATATGAAAAATGTACAATGCTCAAATCAAATGTGTTTCGCAGGGGCTTTGGATTGGAATCATAGTGGCCTTAATCATGCAAGCATTGTGTCTTGCTATTCTAACAATATACACTGATTGGGAAAAAGAGGTGAAAAGttctttttgattttttttaaagtaaattTATAGATTCCATAATTATTAGAAACTATCTTATATGTTCTACTATTGTCTCCTTTTCAGGTGAATAATGCTTCAGATAGAGTACATAGCACAAAAGCTGCTATTAGTGATGAACTATCATGATGCTAATGTGATAATTCATTATAAAGGTTTAAACATGTATTTACTCTAAAATACAGGTTACTAAACAAGTACATCACACAGTACAATGCAGTGCAAGGAAACATATCAGATACGAGAAATGTCTGAACAAGACAATATAACCAAATATTAGTACAAAACTTGCAAATAAATACAAACTGAAAAAAAATTAACTGTAACATGCAATAAGTCACAAGTTAG contains the following coding sequences:
- the LOC133789736 gene encoding protein DETOXIFICATION 15-like; translated protein: MIISGSVRGSGRQKIGAFANLAAYYLMDIPVAIVLVFVFHIGGKGLWIGIIVALIMQALCLAILTIYTDWEKEVNNASDRVHSTKAAISDELS